The genome window GGCAGGGGCGGCTGCGGTCCCCTCGGCGGCGGGGGCGGCCTCCGCGGCCGGTACCGGCTCCGGGTCCTTCCGCTCGGTCTCCGGCTTCGGAGGGTCGCGCGGCGGCGGCTTCAGCAGTTCGGGGATCTCCACACCGCCGACGAACCCGGGGACGCCGTCACCGGCCTCGAACGCGCCGGCGGGCCCGCCGCCGACGCGCCACCAGTCGGGACGGACGGCGCTGTCGCCGAGCTCGTGGGCACCGGCCAGGTGGGGCGGGGAAGGGGCGTTCCGGGAGGTGTCGGCGGGCGGGGGACCGGCCGGGCGTGGCCGGGGTACGACCCGGCGCAGGCCCTTGGGAGCCTTGGGACGGCCGTCCGCGTCGTTCGCCCGCTGGACGGGGACGGAGGCGGGGCGGCTGTCGGTGGCGCCGGCGGGGGCGTCGGCGGACGCGGCGGCGACGACCTCGTCGGGGGTGCCGAGCCGGGCGAGGATCCGGCGGACGGCCGTGGGGCTGTCGACGGCGGCCTTCGCCCGCCGCCGGTCGATCTCGTTCCGCAACTCGGACACGAGGCGCATGCGCGCGGCCGACGGCAACTGGCGCTGCTGGGCCACGTCTCCGACCCGGCTCAGATAGTCGAAGACGAGCTGATCGCTCTCAATCCCCACGAAGCCCCTCCGGGGTGGCGCCGCATCTCCCCCGTACCGTACCGGGGCGAACCGCACCCGGGGGCTTCGCCCCCCGGCCCCCGGTCGGCCTTCGGCCTGAAGAGTGGGGTGGCTCGAGTGAGTGCCTCGCTGCGGGCCGCGGGTGGCTGATCGCGCAGTTCCCCGCGCCCCTTCAAGGGGCTTCGCCCCCAACCCCCGAGTGGCTCGGGAGAGTGCCCCGCTGCCGGCCGCACGTGGCTGATCGCGCAGTTCCCCGCGCCCCTTCAAGGGGCTTCGCCCCCAACCCCCGAGTGGCTCGGAAGAGTGCCCCGCTGCCGGCCGCACGTGGCTGATCGCGCAGTTCCCCGCGCCCCTTCAAGGGGCTTCGCCCCCAACCCCCGAGTGGCTCGGGAGAGTGCCCCGCTGCCGGCCGCACGTGGCTGATCGCGCAGTTCCCCGCGCCCCTTCAAGGGGCTTCGCCCCCAACCCCCGAGTGGCTCGGAAGAGTGCCCCGCTGCCGGCCGCACGTGGCTGATCGCGCAGTTCCCCGCGCCCCTTCAAGGGGCTTCGCCCCCAACCCCCGAGTGGCTCGGAAGAGTGCCCCGCTGCCGGCCGCACGTGGCTGATCGCGCAGTTCCCCGTGGCCTGGGGGGTGGGATCCTGTCGGTGGTTGCCCCGTCGGGGCACGCGGTGGGGCCGTGCCACCCGCTACCGTTGACCGGATGACGACCGAGGAGCGCTCACGTAAGGAAGCCGCCGGCACCGGTGCGCCCCGTTCGCTGGCCGAATTCCTGCGCGCCCGGGACGACGCCTCGCTGGCCGCCCTCCTCCGCGCCCGTCCGGACCTCATCACCCCGGTCCCCACCGACCTCACCCAGCTCGCCACCCGCGCCGCCACCCGCGCGAGCGTCGTCCGCGCGCTGGAGCGCCTCGACCGGTTCGCCCAGCAGACGGCGGAGGCACTCGCCGTGGCCGGGGACCCGGCGTCGTACGGCGAACTCCTCCAACTCATGACCGGTGACGGCGGCGCCGAGGCCGATCCCGTGGTCGCCGAGGCCGTCCCCCACGCCCTCGCCACCCTGCGCGAGCAGGCCCTCGTGTGGGGCACCGACGACCGGCTCCACCTCGTCCGCACCGCCCGCGAGCTGCTCGCCCCCACCCCGCAGCACCCCTCCCCCACCGGCCTCGGCCCCACCGTCGCCGAGGCCACCGCCGGCATGTCCCCGGGGCGGATCCAGGAGATCCTCACCACCACCGGGCTGCCGACCACCCACGACGCCGTGTCCGCCGTCTCCTCGCTCACCGGCCTCTTCAGCGACCGCGCCCGCATGGCCGCGCTCCTCGCCACGGCACCCGCCGAGTCGCTCGAGGTGCTCCACCGGCTGGTGTGGGGGCCGCCGTACGGGCAGGTCACCCCGGACCCCGCCCCACGTCTGCGCTGGCTCCTCGACCGCGGTCTGCTGCTGCCCACGGCACCCGGCACCGTCGTGCTCCCCCGCGAAGTCGCCCTGCATCTGCGGTCCGGGCGGGCGCACCGCCGTCCCGAGCCGCTGCCGCCCGCCGTGGAGCCCGCCGCCACGCACCGTCCACAGGTTGTGGACGCGACCGCGGCCGGTCAGGCGTACACGGCGCTCGCCACCGTCGAGGAGCTGCTGAAGGACTGGGACGAGGGCGGGCCGTCCGTGCTGCGGGCCGGCGGGCTCAGCGTGCGGGATCTGAAGCGGACGGCCGTCGCCCTCGACGTGCCGGAGCCCGTCGCCGCCTTCTGGGTGGAACTCGCCTACGCGGCGGGCCTGCTGGCCTCGGACGGCGAGGCCGACGAGCGGTACGCGGCCACCCCGGCCTACGACGAGTGGCTGGAACGCCCCGCCGCCGAGCGGTGGACCCGGCTCGCCACCGCCTGGCTGGCCGCCACCCGCACCCCGGGTCTGGTCGGCGGGCGGGACGCCAAGGACCGCGCCCTGTCCGCGCTCGGCCCCGGTCTCGACCGCTCGTCGGCGCCCGAGGTCCGCCACCGGGTCCTGACTCTGCTCGCCGGGCTGCCGGAAGGCGCCGCGGCCACCCCCGAGTCGATCCTGGCCCGGCTGCGCTGGAGCGGCCCCCGCGCGGCACCCGGCCCGCGGCCGTCCAGCCCGCCGCCGCCCAGCCCCCGGCCGACGACCTGCGCACCCGCCTCGCCCAGTGGACCCTCTCCGAGGCGGAACTCCTCGGCGTCACCGGCCGCGGCGCCCTGTCCGCCCACGGCCGCGCCCTGATCGGGGAACCCTCCGGTCACACTCCGGCCGTCGAGCCCGCCGCGACCGGGCCCGGCGACAAGCTCCCCGTCCACCACCAGCACCACCGGCCCGCCGCGCCCCGCGCCCCGCTCACCCCCGCCGAGCAGGCCGCGGCAGCGTCCCGCGCGGCCCGCCTGCTCGCCCCGCTGCTGCCCGAACCGCTGGACCACGTCCTGCTGCAGGCCGACCTCACGGCGGTGGCCCCCGGCCCGTTGCAGCGCCCGCTGGCCGACGTGCTCGGCGTGCTCGCGGAGGTGGAGTCGAAGGGCGGCGCGACCGTCTACCGCTTCACGCCCGCCTCCGTCCGCCGCGCCCTGGACGCCGGCCGCACCGCGTCCGACCTGCACGCCTTCCTCGCCGCCCACTCCCGCACGCCGGTACCGCAGCCGCTGGCCTATCTGATCGACGACGTCGCGCGGAAGCACGGTCACCTGCGCGTGGGCGCAGCCTCGGCCTATGTGCGCTGCGACGACGACGCCCTGCTCAACGAGATCCTCGCCGACAAGCGTTCGGCCGCCCTGCGCCTGCGCCGCCTTGCCCCGACCGTCCTGGCCGCCCAGACCGACCCGGCGACCCTCCTGGAGGGGCTGCGCGCCATGGGGCTCGCCCCGGCCGCCGAGTCCGCCGAGGGCGACGTCCTGATCGCCCGCGCCCACGCGCACCGCACCCCGCCGCGCACCCCGCCCGAGCCGGTCCCGGACGGCCCGCCGCCCCCGACGCCACCCTCCTCACGGCCGCCCTGCGCGCCATCCGCGCCGCGACCTGGCCTCCACGGCCCCCCGCAAACCCACCGCCCCCGCCACCGGCGGCGACCTCCCGCGCACCACCTCCGCCGAGACCCTCGCCACCATGCAGGCCGCCGTGCTCACCGGCGACTCCCTGTGGATCGGCTACGTCAACGCCGAGGGCGCCGCCAGCCAGCGCGTCATCGCACCCATCCGCGTGGAGGGCGGCTACGTGACGGCGTACGACCACACGGCGGACGAGGTCCGCACCTACCCGCTGCACCGGGTCACGGGGGTCGCGGAACTCGCGGACGACCAGGAGTGACCGTCCGCGAGCCGGCCTTGATCGTCCTCCTATGAGGCACACTGGACGTTTGGCCGTGCAGAGTCGCGCAGAGCCATAGAGATCCGTGCAGAGCCGTGCAGAAAGGCAGCCGCGCGTGAATGGTCCGCTGATCGTCCAGTCCGACAAGACCCTGCTCCTCGAAGTCGAGCACGAGCAGGCCGACGACTGCCGTCGGGCCATCGCGCCGTTCGCCGAGCTGGAACGGGCGCCCGAGCACATCCACACCTACCGCGTGACCCCGCTCGGGCTGTGGAACGCGCGCGCCGCGGGCCACGACGCCGAGCAGGTCGTGGACGCGCTCGTGCAGTACAGCCGGTATCCCGTGCCGCACGCGCTGCTCGTCGACATCGCCGACACCATGGACCGGTACGGGCGGCTGACCCTCACCAAGCACCCGGCCCACGGACTGGTCCTCAGCACCACCGACCGGCCCGTCCTGGAGGAGGTGCTGCGCTCCAAGCGGATCGCTCCGCTGGTCGGGGCCCGGATCGACGAGGACACCGTCGCCGTGCACCCCTCCGAGCGCGGGCAGATCAAGCAGGTGCTGCTGAAGCTGGGCTGGCCCGCCGAGGACCTCGCCGGGTACGTGGACGGCGAGGCGCACCCCATCGAGCTGCGCGAGGACGGCTGGGCGCTGCGGCCCTACCAGAAGCAGGCCGTGGAGAACTTCTGGCACGGCGGCAGCGGTGTCGTCGTCCTGCCCTGCGGCGCCGGGAAGACCCTGGTCGGCGCCGGGTCCATGGCGCAGGCCAAGGCGACCACGCTGATCCTCGTCACCAACACCGTCTCCGCACGCCAGTGGAAGCACGAACTGGTGAAGCGGACCTCGCTCACCGAGCAGGAGATCGGCGAGTACTCGGGGACCAGGAAGGAGATCCGGCCGGTCACCATCGCCACCTACCAGGTCCTCACCACCAAACGGAAGGGCATCTACCCGCACCTGGAGCTGTTCGACTCCCGTGACTGGGGGCTCATCGTCTACGACGAGGTGCACCTGCTGCCCGCGCCCGTCTTCAAGTTCACGGCGGACCTCCAGGCGCGGCGGCGGCTCGGGCTGACGGCGACGCTGGTGCGGGAGGACGGCCGCGAGTCGGACGTGTTCTCCCTGATCGGACCCAAGCGGTTCGACGCGCCGTGGAAGGAGATCGAGGCCCAGGGGTACATCGCGCCCGCCGACTGCGTGGAGGTCCGGGTGAACCTCACCGACTCCGAGCGGCTCGCCTACGCCACCGCCGAGACGGAGGAGAAGTACCGGTACTGCGCGACCACCGACACCAAGCGGAAGGTGACCGAGGCACTGGTCAGACGCTTCGCCGGACAGCAGATCCTCGTGATCGGGCAGTACATCGACCAGCTGGACGAGCTGGGTGAGCATCTGGGCGCGCCCGTCATCAAGGGCGAGACGTCCAACGCGCAGCGCGAAAAGCTCTTCGACGCCTTCCGCCAGGGCGAGATCAGCGTGCTCGTCGTCTCCAAGGTGGCGAACTTCTCCATCGACCTGCCGGAGGCGACGGTCGCCATCCAGGTGTCGGGGACGTTCGGGTCGCGGCAGGAGGAGGCCCAGCGGCTGGGGCGGGTGCTGCGCCCCAAGGCCGACGGCCACCAGGCCCACTTCTACTCGGTCGTCGCCCGGGACACCATCGACCAGGACTTCGCGGCCCACCGCCAGCGCTTCCTTGCGGAACAGGGGTACGCGTACCGGATCATGGACTCGGACGACATCCTGGCCGGGGAGAACTGAGGCCGGGGAGCTGAGAGGGGCGGGTGACTAGGGGTGGCGGCGGATGCCCGCCTCCTCGCCGTACTCGCCGAAGAGGACCACGTCCACCGCGGCGCCCAGGAACACCTTGACGGCGCGCAGGGCGTCGGCGAGGCGGTGCCGGTGGTGGTCGCCGTCGAGGGCCGTCGCACCGGACGGCGGACCGTGCCGAGAGGGGGTGAAGGTTGCTGCGCTCATGTCTCCATGGTGGAACCGCACCACCCGAATGGCGTCGGACCAGGGACGTAACCTGCACGGCCCGCACCTCCCCCTTCAGTCGGTCCCCCGCGTAGTACCCAGGACGGACACCGACCCTTAAGGCACCCGGACCACGCCCCTGAGGCGGCGGTCGGCACGGCGGAAAAACCGTTGGCCGCCGTATCCGCCCGTCACCTAGAATCCCCTCTCTTGCCCGCCTCCCTTCACGGAGAGCCGCCGTCCGGACGGAAACCGGACGGCAGAACCGCCACCCGTCACCGCAGCAGCCGGCCACCGGTACGCACGCGTACGTGCCCGCGTACCGCCCGGCTCCTTGCCACGCCCCGGAGGCACCTTTCCGTGTCCATCCCGACCACCCCGCCCGACACCGACACCGACCCCCTCCTCCGCGAGCGCGCCCACCTCGCCGCCTCCCGGGCCGCCCTGCGGGCCATGCGTGAGGACGTGGAGAACCTCGACATCCGCGACGTCACCGCGAACTGGGTCAACGCGGAGGTCCTCGCCCACCAGATCGAGGAACGCATCAAGGCCCTCGCCGACCTCAGCCACACCCCCCTCTTCTTCGGCCGCCTCGACTACCTCCACGCCCCCGGCGCCGACCAGGCGGAGGGGGCCGAGGGAGAGAGGTTCTACATCGGGCGCCGGCACGTGCACGACGCCGACGGCGACCCCATGGTCATCGACTGGCGC of Streptomyces cynarae contains these proteins:
- a CDS encoding DNA repair helicase XPB, which codes for MNGPLIVQSDKTLLLEVEHEQADDCRRAIAPFAELERAPEHIHTYRVTPLGLWNARAAGHDAEQVVDALVQYSRYPVPHALLVDIADTMDRYGRLTLTKHPAHGLVLSTTDRPVLEEVLRSKRIAPLVGARIDEDTVAVHPSERGQIKQVLLKLGWPAEDLAGYVDGEAHPIELREDGWALRPYQKQAVENFWHGGSGVVVLPCGAGKTLVGAGSMAQAKATTLILVTNTVSARQWKHELVKRTSLTEQEIGEYSGTRKEIRPVTIATYQVLTTKRKGIYPHLELFDSRDWGLIVYDEVHLLPAPVFKFTADLQARRRLGLTATLVREDGRESDVFSLIGPKRFDAPWKEIEAQGYIAPADCVEVRVNLTDSERLAYATAETEEKYRYCATTDTKRKVTEALVRRFAGQQILVIGQYIDQLDELGEHLGAPVIKGETSNAQREKLFDAFRQGEISVLVVSKVANFSIDLPEATVAIQVSGTFGSRQEEAQRLGRVLRPKADGHQAHFYSVVARDTIDQDFAAHRQRFLAEQGYAYRIMDSDDILAGEN